The proteins below come from a single Candidatus Methylomirabilota bacterium genomic window:
- a CDS encoding peroxiredoxin family protein produces the protein MAAEVGERAPDFSLASTSGGDVSLNDFRGKKFVLLEFYGADFAPTUAANLSARKADYKRFETLGVQNLAVSANTTFSQQVFAESLKLPYPLLSDFPERKVMRSYGVLNDKTMTAHRSFFLIDPQGIIRKKWIIENGPTTVVYSETLLREIREVVGKR, from the coding sequence ATGGCAGCGGAGGTGGGCGAGCGAGCGCCCGACTTCAGCCTGGCGAGCACCTCTGGCGGCGACGTTTCCCTGAACGACTTTCGGGGCAAGAAGTTCGTGCTCCTCGAATTCTACGGCGCAGACTTTGCTCCCACGTGAGCGGCGAACCTGTCGGCCAGGAAGGCCGACTACAAGCGCTTCGAAACCCTCGGTGTCCAGAACCTCGCCGTCAGCGCCAACACGACCTTCTCGCAGCAGGTCTTCGCCGAATCCCTGAAGCTGCCGTACCCGCTGCTCAGCGACTTTCCCGAGCGGAAGGTCATGCGCAGCTACGGGGTCCTCAATGACAAAACGATGACCGCCCACCGGTCGTTTTTTCTCATCGATCCGCAGGGCATCATCCGCAAGAAGTGGATCATCGAGAACGGGCCGACGACGGTGGTGTATAGCGAGACCCTGCTGCGGGAGATCCGGGAAGTCGTCGGAAAGCGCTGA
- a CDS encoding ABC transporter substrate-binding protein, translating into MTSLPRRQVLLGIVLAAGELIGRDVVAEAARLVKIGALTESWGPTPAIIGLRDGLQELGYREDQDFTIGVRFTEGKPADLPAAARDLVRHGVDIIVTTDSGTAAKAAQTATNRIPIVFIGGSDPVGLGLVQSFARPGGNVTGIADLDVDLAPKRMEIFRELVPGLKRILLPYDATNPYMVAHLAVHRDAARRLGLTLVERPLRSEEEARAAITGLRKGEADGIFSPRFLSLNIPGFILEIAPRGVIPTMFHGAFWVERGGLACYSANDRELGKQAARLVDGILKGAKPADLPVEQPTKFELVINLKTAKALGLPIPPSLLSRADRVIQ; encoded by the coding sequence GTGACGAGCCTTCCGCGGCGTCAGGTGTTGCTCGGGATCGTCCTCGCCGCCGGCGAGCTGATCGGCCGTGATGTCGTGGCCGAGGCGGCGCGCCTGGTCAAGATCGGGGCGCTGACGGAATCATGGGGACCGACGCCGGCCATCATCGGGCTGCGCGACGGCCTCCAGGAGCTCGGCTACCGCGAGGACCAGGACTTCACGATCGGGGTGCGCTTCACCGAAGGCAAGCCCGCCGACCTTCCCGCGGCCGCGCGCGACCTCGTCCGGCACGGGGTGGACATCATCGTGACGACCGATTCCGGCACTGCGGCCAAGGCGGCCCAGACGGCGACGAATCGGATCCCGATCGTCTTCATCGGTGGGAGCGACCCGGTTGGATTGGGACTGGTGCAGAGCTTCGCGCGGCCGGGCGGCAACGTCACGGGGATCGCCGATCTGGACGTCGACCTGGCGCCGAAGCGGATGGAGATCTTTCGCGAGCTGGTTCCTGGTCTGAAGCGGATCCTGCTGCCCTACGACGCGACGAATCCGTATATGGTCGCGCATCTGGCGGTGCACCGCGACGCCGCCCGGCGTCTCGGTCTCACGCTCGTGGAGCGGCCTCTGCGGAGCGAGGAGGAGGCGCGGGCGGCGATCACCGGACTCCGGAAGGGTGAAGCGGACGGGATCTTCTCGCCCCGGTTCCTCTCCTTGAACATCCCCGGGTTCATCCTTGAGATCGCGCCCCGGGGGGTAATCCCGACGATGTTCCACGGCGCGTTCTGGGTGGAGCGGGGCGGCCTGGCCTGCTACTCCGCGAACGACCGCGAGCTGGGCAAGCAGGCGGCGCGCCTCGTCGACGGGATCCTCAAGGGGGCGAAACCGGCCGATCTTCCGGTCGAGCAACCGACGAAGTTCGAGCTGGTCATCAACCTGAAGACCGCCAAGGCCCTCGGCCTGCCCATTCCGCCGTCCCTGCTGTCGCGGGCGGACCGCGTCATTCAGTGA
- a CDS encoding TlpA disulfide reductase family protein — protein MPAGRSAAMGGGWRSRLAGGLLVVAAWSPAGADQPAVASLLEPLALVGYRAGTMPPHFSGRTLDARQLSMTELRGKVVVVNFWASWCLECRPEMPVLERLHREFASRGLAIIGINAREGRDAVGRYAKELGLTFPLVLDPGGQINALYGVIGLPTTFVVGRDGRAVAFAVGSREWASAPARALIEALLAEPAPRLP, from the coding sequence ATGCCGGCGGGCCGCTCGGCGGCGATGGGGGGCGGGTGGAGGTCCCGGCTCGCGGGGGGGCTGCTCGTGGTGGCCGCCTGGAGTCCCGCGGGCGCCGACCAGCCGGCGGTGGCGTCACTGCTCGAGCCCCTGGCCCTCGTCGGCTATCGCGCCGGCACGATGCCTCCCCACTTCAGTGGCCGCACCCTCGACGCCCGGCAGCTCTCGATGACGGAGCTCCGCGGCAAGGTGGTTGTCGTGAACTTCTGGGCGAGCTGGTGTCTCGAGTGTCGCCCCGAGATGCCCGTGCTGGAGCGGCTCCACCGCGAGTTCGCGTCGCGGGGGCTCGCGATCATCGGGATCAACGCCCGCGAGGGCAGGGACGCAGTCGGGCGCTACGCCAAGGAGCTGGGCCTGACGTTCCCGCTCGTGCTCGATCCGGGCGGTCAGATCAACGCCCTGTACGGCGTGATCGGTCTCCCGACGACGTTCGTCGTCGGGCGGGACGGGCGCGCCGTGGCGTTCGCCGTGGGGTCGCGCGAGTGGGCGAGCGCGCCGGCCCGGGCGCTCATCGAGGCGCTGCTGGCCGAACCGGCCCCGCGCCTGCCGTGA